GATTGTTTTTGATTGACACGACGGTGCTTTCGAGCGAGGTTCTAATCAAAGAGGCTTGCTCTGTCAGGCGTATTTTCGGGAGGTATCGATGTTGAACTCTGCTGCGGGATCACGGCTGCAAAACCTATGGGACGACGAAACCGCGCAGTCGATGACAGAAGCCGAGTTGCTGCTGTACCGGTCGAACCTTCTGGGTTCGGACAAGCGCATCACCAATTATGGCGGCGGCAACACCTCGGTAAAGGCGATGGAGAAAGACCCCCTGACCGGCGAACAGGCCGAAGTCCTGTGGGTCAAGGGATCAGGCGGCGACGTCGGCACCATAAAAATGGACGGCTTTGCAACGCTTTACATGGACAAGCTGCGCGCCCTGAAGGGTCTTTATCGCGGCCTCGAGTTCGAAGACGAGATGGTAGGCTACTTGCCGCATTGCACCTTCAACCTCAATCCGCGCGCTGCCTCCATCGACACTCCGCTGCACGCCTACGTGCCTGCCAGACATGTCGACCACATGCACCCGGATGCGATCATTGCGATCGCGGCAGCAGCCGACAGCAAGGCCATAACAGCAAATGTTTTCGGCGACGACATCGGCTGGCTGCCCTGGAAACGTCCCGGCTATGAACTCGGCCTGTGGCTCGAAAAATTCTGCCTCGAAAATCCCGATGCAAAAGGGGTGGTTCTGGAGAGCCATGGTCTGTTCACCTGGGCGGACGACGCCAGAACCTGCTACGAAATCACCATCGACACGATTAACAAGGCGATCGACTGGTTCGAGCAGAAAACGCTCGGCCACAGCGCGTTCGGTGGCGCGAAATGCACCGCTCTGCCGCCGTCCGAGCGCCGAAGGACCGCTGCTGCCCTGATGCCGGTTATTCGCGGCATGATCAGCGGTGATCAGCATATGGTCGGTCATTTCGATGACAGCGACACGGTTCTGGAATTCGTCTGCTCCAACGACATGGAGGCGCTCGCCCAACTCGGGACAAGCTGCCCGGACCATTTCCTGCGCACGAAGATACGTCCCCTCGTGGTCGGCTTCGACCCGCAGGCCCCGGACACCGGAAAGACGATTGCCGGACTGGGCGATGCGGTTGCGCAGTACCGGGAAGACTATGCAGCCTACTACGAGCGGTGCCGCCGGCCGGACAGTCCGGCGCTCAGAAACCCGAACGCCGTCGTCTATCTCGTTCCGGGCGTCGGCATGATCACCTTTGCCAAAGACAAGGCAACGGCCCGGATCTCCGCAGAATTCTACACCAATGCCATCAACGTCATGCGCGGCGCATCGAGTGTCTCGACCTATCGGGGCCTGGAGGAACAGGAAGCATTCGACATTGAATACTGGCTTCTGGAAGAAGCAAAGCTTCAGCGGATGCCAAAACCGAAAAGCCTGGCGGGAAAAATCGCACTGGTCACCGGCGGCGCGGGGGGCATCGGCTCCGCAACCGCGGAACGGTTCCTGCGCGAAGGCGCGTGCGTGGTCCTGGCCGATATCGATGAAAAGGCCTTGTCTGAAACCGCGGACGTGCTTTCCGGGCGGCACTCGAAAGATCTGGTGCGATCGGTGGTGATGGATGTCACCAGCGAGGACACGGTCGCCGACAGTTTTGCGCAGGCGTCGCTGGAATATGGCGGGATCGACATTCTGGTCTCCAATGCCGGCATCGCATCTTCCGCGCCCATCGAGGAAACTTCACTGGACCTTTGGAACCGCAACATGTCGATCCTTTCGACAGGCTACTTTCTGGTTTCCCGGGCCGCGTTTCAGCTCATGAAGACGCAAGGCACGGGCGGCGCGATTGTCTTTATCGGCTCGAAGAACGGCCTCGCCGCCTCTCCCGGCGCCAGCGCCTACTGCACGGCCAAGGCCTCCGAGCTGCACCTTGCGCGCTGCCTGGCGCTCGAAGGCGCTCCGGACGGTATCCGGGTCAACACCGTCAATCCGGACGCCGTGCTGCGCGGCTCCAAGATCTGGTCAGGCGACTGGCTGAAGGAACGGGCGGAGGCCTATGGCAAGGACACGGCGGACCTCGAGGAGCACTATCGCCAGCGTTCCCTGCTGAAAAGGTCTGTTCTTCCGGAAGATATCGCCGAGGCGGCCTACTTCCTTGCCTCCGAGTTCTCGTCCAAATCGACCGGCAACATCCTGAATGTCGATGCCGGCAACGTTCAGGCCTTCACGCGCTAGGGTAATGAACCACATTTCCCGCGCTTCCGCGCCTTGAGGACAAGCAAGCCGCCTCAAACCATTTCGGCCTCATTTATGAGTCCGTACCCTAGAGGAGACCGGTCATGCCCATGATCGACAGCGCGCTGGTGGCGCAGGAAAACGAAAAGCTCATCACGAACCTCCGCCGCGACTACGACGCTCTTGGCGAGCAACTCGACCGGCGCGGCGTCGCCATCGACGAGATCAAGCAGAAAGTATCCGCCTATGGCGTCGCAATCCCCTCCTGGGGCGTGGGAACGGGCGGCACCCGGTTCGCGCGGTTTCCTGGACCGGGAGAGCCCCGCAACATCTTCGACAAGCTCGAGGATTGCTCGGTGATTCATGAACTGACAGGCGCAACGCCCAGCGTTTCCCTGCATATCCCCTGGGACAGGGCGGACCCGGCATTGCTCAGGAACAGGGCTGACGAGCTCGGTCTTGCTTTCGACGCGATGAACTCCAATACCTTTCAGGATCAGGAGGACCAGCGCCAGTCCTACAAGTTCGGGTCGCTTTCGCATACCGATCCGTCTGTCAGGCAACAAGCCATCGAGCACAATCTGGAATGTATCGAGATCGGCGCAGCGCTCGGGTCGAAGGCCCTGACCGTATGGGTCGGTGACGGATCGAATTTTCCCGGACAGACCCACTTTACCCGTCAGTTGGAACGCTATCTGGAAAGTGCGAAGACCATCTACGCACAGCTTCCGGGCGACTGGCGGCTCTTTACCGAACACAAGATCTTTGAGCCGGCCTTCTACTCAACCGTTGTTCAGGACTGGGGCACCAACTACCTGATTGCCACGGAGCTCGGTGAGCGGGCCTTCTGTCTGGTTGATCTCGGACATCATGCGCCGAACGTGAACATCGAGATGATCGTTGCCAGGCTGATCCAGTTCGGCAAGCTCGGCGGCTTCCATTTCAACGACAGCAAATACGGCGACGATGACCTGGATACGGGCAGCATCGATCCCTATCGCCTGTTCCTGGTCTTCAACGAACTGGTGGACGCAGAGGCCCGCAAGGCACCGGGGTTCGACCCTGCCCATATGCTCGACCAGTCACACAACGTTACCGACCCGATCGAAAGCCTGATGGTGTCTGCCATGGAAGTACAGCGTGCCTACGCCCAGGCGCTGATCGTGGACCGACAGGGGCTGGAAGCAGCCCAGGAAAACAACGATGCACTGATGGCGTCTTCAGCACTCAAGCAGGCCTTCCGCACTGACGTGGAACCGATCCTGGCGATGGCGCGCGCCGAAAAGCGCGCTGCGGTCAACCCGGTATCCGCTTACCGGATGTCCCGTTACCGGGAAACGGTCGCAAAGACGCGCCCCGCCGTCTCCGGCGCGGGCGGCGGCATCGTCTGAGGGTTCCTCACTGCGGGTCGCAGGCGTGTGCGTCAGCAGCCGCACGCAAGCGAATCGTCTCCTCCGCCAGGGCAGATCACCTCCTGCCTCGGGAAACTGATCCTGTGTGTCTCAAACTCTGCGAAGAAGCCGCCATTGGCCCAGCACCACTTGCCCTCGCCCATCGTCGTGCTGGATGCATCGCAGGAGCGACCGAGATAGAGCGTCTCCCTTTCGCGCGTCACTGACGACGCCGCGCCCGCCTCGAAGAAGCGGGTCACCGGATACTGGGATTTCAGGACGTAGCCGGACGCGTTACAGCTGAGCGACCAGCTGTGATTGTCGCCGACATAACCGAATTCATCGGACAGGGACGCCGCGGAAAAGAAGCCGAAGATGGCCATGAAGGCGAAAGGAACTTTCAATCTTGAAAACATCTTGCACGTTCCAATAAACAGACTGCGGTTGCAAAACACAGTCAATCATACCAAACGTCCAGGCTCAGGGGCAGCCCGGAGACGAAGCGCGGCCCATTTCCTTCGGGTCTGGGGAACGCCTTCCAGGTCACACGATGCTAGAGGCTCTCCACCTTGGGCAGCCTATCCTGTTCGACCATCTCGGTTTCAATCCGGTTTTCAGTCTTTGCGTCAAACAGGTGCACGGCCCTTGGCGGGATCGTCAACTCGATGGGATCGCCCGCGGCCGCGCCGTTGTCCCGCGCCATCGTGGCGACGAGACTTGCGGTTTCGCTCAGGTCGACATGGATGTTGACATCGGCACCGGTCTTTTCAACCAGTTTGACGGTGCCGGTTATCTCACCGTTCCGGGCCGTGAGCAGATCGGAAGGCCTGAGTCCGCAGATCACCTTCTGTCCCTGTTCGGCTTTCAACCCGGTATCGAGCGGCAGATTGATATGAGGCCCGACGAAATGCGGACTTCCGTTTTGAGCGGTGATCTCGCCCTCAATGAAATTCATCGACGGCGATCCGATGAAGTCGGCAGTGAAGCGCGTAGCCGGCCGGTCGTATAGATCGTCCGGCGTTCCCACCTGTTCGATCTTGCCGCCCTTCATCAGCACGATTTTGTCGGCCATCGTCATCGCCTCGATCTGGTCGTGGGTGACATAGATCGTCGTTGCCTTGAGGCGCTCGTGCAGCTGACGGATCTCGACACGCATGTGCGCCCTGAGCTTGGCATCGAGATTGGAGAGCGGCTCGTCGAACAGGAACACCTTTGCATCGCGGACCATGGCCCGGCCCATTGCCACGCGTTGTCTCTGGCCGCCGGACAATTCCCTTGGATAGCGGTCGAGATATTCGGTCAGGTTCAAAACGGCCGCCGCCTCGTTGACCTTCCGCTTGATCTCGTCCTTGCCGAGCCGCTTCACTTCCAGACTGAAGGCGATATTGTCGAACACCTTCATCGTCGGATAGAGCGCATAATTCTGGAACACCATGGCAATGTCGCGGTCACGCGGATGCACCTCGTTCATCACCTTGCCGTCGATGGTCAGGTCGCCGCCGGTTATGTTTTCCAGGCCCGCCGTCATTCTGAGGAGCGTGGTCTTGCCGCAACCGGACGCGCCGAGCAGCACCGCGAACTCTCCGTCGTGAATGGACAGCGACAGGTCACGCATGACCTCGAACGAACCATACGACTTGCAGATATTGTGATAGGCGACTTCTGCCATAAAAGCTGATTTCCTCAGTAGGTTTGCCGCGTCGGCGTCAGGCAGATCTCCTGAACCAGGGCCTTTTGCGGCAGCTGATAGGCATTGAGTATCAGGTCGCCGACAATGTCCGCACCGATACCTCCACCCATCTTGACCTTGTTGCTCTTGTAGTTTGCAAGCGTTTCTTCATCCAGCACACCGGAAAGCACTTCCGTTTCGATCACGCCCGGCGAGAGCACAATCACACGCACATCATACGCCGAAAGGTATTCGCGCAGGCTTTCGGAGATCGCGTGCACGAAGTATTTGGTCCCGCAATAGACCGTGTGGTCGGGATAGACCTTTCGGCCCGCAATGGAACTCATCATCACGAGCGTCCCGCGCTTGCGGTCCATCATGCCGTTCATGACCGCGTGCACGGTATTCATCACACCCTTGGTGTTGATGTCGATCATCTCGTCCCACTCTTCGGGAGGTTGACGGCCGATATCGGCAAGGCGCGCAATGCCGGCATTGGCGAACATCATGTCCACCGGACCGAAACGGTCTTCCGCATCGCCCACCGCGGCTGCGATCGCCGCCCGGTCGCGCACATCCACCTGCCGGAGAACGGCGTTCGGCAGTCCGAGCGCTTCCATGCGATCCATCCGGCGGGCCATCAGCAGAACCGGATGTCCGGCTGCGGAAAAGGCGCGCGCTGTTGCTTCACCGATACCGGAGCTCGCCCCGGTTATTGCGACAAGAGGCTTGGTTACCACGGGTTCCTCCCTGCCCTGACTGACGGGAAGGGTGTTGCCACCCTCCCCGCTTCTCGTTTGTGAAGACCGGTTAGCCCGAGACGATCTTGTCGACGGAAACCGCAATGTCGTCCATTGCTTCCTTCGGCGAACCGTAGTCGCCGGCAAAGTACTTGCCGAGCCGGACCGGGATCGTGTCGTTGGAAAGTTCCGCCCATTGCGGCAGATCCGGTTCCGATCCCATGTCCATCGCAATCGTGTCGCGCACAACGTTGAGATGCCGGGTGGTGCCCGGTCCGACGCGGTTGTTGGCGATGATGCGCGGATCGTCGTAGACGCTTTCGCGTGTCGGCCCTGTGCCGCCGCCCAGAGCCGTGATCAGCACCTGAGTGTCGTAACTCGTCGCCCACTGCATGAAGATCCAGGCAGCGTCCGGGTTCTTGGAGTTTTTCGAAACCGCGAGCGACGAGCCGCCCTGGTGTCCGACACCCGGGATCTCGCCGAACCCGGTCTGATCGACCGTGCGCAGCGCCCGCATCGGAGGCGGACAACGGACGGCTTCCATGAGACCGGACACCTTCGTGGCCGACGGGTCGTCGAAATAGGGGAAGAACTCGCCCCAGCTCATCATCGACGCGGCAACGCCCTGGGCAACGGATTGCCCCTGGCCATCCCAGGTCCAGCCCGTCACACCTGGAGGCATGGTCTTCCAGAGCTTGGTCCAGTAATCCATGGCTTCAAGGCCGTGTTCATCGTTGCCCGCGAACTTTCCGTCCGCGTTGAAGATCGAACCGCCATGTCCCCACAGCCACGCCGTCCAGTCGCATTCAAGACTGTAGTGCCCGGATTTCATCTGGCCCGTGGAACCGTATAGGTCCGGTCCCTTGGCGTCTGTGATCGCCTTGGCCTGCTGGTAGTACTCCTCCAGGGACGACGGTGCCTCGAAGCCCATTTCGTCCCAGATATCCTTCCGGTACATCATGATGAAGATCGGAATATCGTACGGGACGCCAACCCAGCGATCTTCATACTTCGCGATGCCGTCGACAAGCGCCGGCAGGAAGTCGTCGATATTGTAGTTCGGCATCGCGAGGTCGGGCTTGTTCTCGATCTGCTCGCGCGGATCGAAGACATCCTGACTCACCGACGCCGCCCAGCTCTGATCGATGTAGTAGAGATCGTAGGTGCCGAGCTGCGAGGCGATGTCCAGGGTCATTTTCTGGAGCACCTGCTCAAGCGGCAGCACTTCGATTTCAACCGTCATGCCCGACGCTTCCTCGAAATACTTCTTCAGCTGGCTGTTGATCGCGTTCGACGGCGGGGTGGACTCGGTCGCAAGCTTGAGCGTCGTTCCCTTGAACGGCCCGGACACATCCTTCACCCATTTAAGGACCTCGTCGGATGGCCGAAGGTCGTCGGCGGCATTGGCCAGTGGCATCGAACCCAGACCGAAGGGCCGGCGCATGCCCGCACCGAAGGCGGCAGCGCTCAATCCGAGCAGGCCGGCATTTCGCATGAAATCCCGCCGCCCCATGCGCCGGTGGACGAAGGCGTCCACCAGATTGGCGCGATATTGTTTCCTGTCTGTATCTCTCATGACTAACTCCTCCCGTGATACTTAAAGACGGTCTCCTGAAGACTGTGTGTTGCTCCTATTGCTTGAGGGAACCGAGTGTCAGCCCGCGGACCAGTTGCTTCTGGACCAGCAGGATGAAAAGGAACGCCGGAGCCATCGCAGCCACTCCCAAGGCCGCCATGTTGCCCCAGGCGGTGCCTGTGGATGTGACAAAGCTCGACGACACGACCGGCACGGTTTTCAGCCCGGTCTGCGTCAGGGTCAGGACGAAAATGAACTCCGTCCAGGAAAAGATGAAACACAGGACCGCAGTCGCCGCGATACCGCCCTTGGCCATCGGCAGGATGATACGGCGGAAGATCTTCCAGCGGCTCGCGCCGTCGACAATGGCGCTCTCGTCGATCTCTCTCGGGATGTCGTCGAAGAAGCTTTTCAGCAAAAGCACCGCCAGCGGCAGGTTCATCAGCGCGTGAATCAGGATGATCCCGGTATAGGAATCCATCAAGCCGATGTCCTTGTAGATGAAGAACATCGGGATCGCGACCGCGACCGGCGGCATCATCCTTGTCGACAGGACCCAGGCGACGAAGTGATGCCGTCCCCGGAAATCCATCCGGCTCAGCGCGTAGGCGGCAAAGGTGGATATCGCGATCGCAAGCGCGGTTGAAAACACGGCAACGACAATCGAGTCCCACAAACGCGGCGCCATGTAGAAATTGCCGCCGCCGGGCAAAACCTCCTGCTGGCGCAGGAAGCCGAAGGAAATGCCGAAGACTTCCTCGAAGTTGCGCAGCGTCGGCGTGAACGACCAGACGGTCGGCGGGACAGAAAAGATCTCCTTGGCTTGCTTGAAAGCCGTGGTTCCCCAGTAATAGAGCGGGAACACGAACAGCGCGGTGATAAACCACGCGGCGGCCATGCGCGAGTAGCGCCGATATTTGCTCTCGACAATCACCAGCGCACCTTCGCGATCCAGATGAACAGGTTGGCGATCACGAGGATCAGCACGAGGCTGACTAGGCTCAGCGTCGCTCCGTATCCCCACTTGATGAAACTGAAGGTCTGCTGCCAGGCATAGAGCGACAACGTGTAGGTCGACGTTCCCGGACCGCCGGACGTCATCACGAACATGTAGTCGAATGCCCGGAACAGATCGATGCCGCGGATCAGGACGGCGACCGCGATCACCTTGGACATCATCGGCAGCGTGATCCGGCGGAATGTCTGGAACGCGGACGCGCCGTCCAGCATGGCGGCTTCATAGGGCTCCTGTGGCAGCGACCTCAGCCCGGCCAGGAAGATCAGCACCATGAACGGTGTCCATTGCCAGATATCGGCAAGCATCACGCCCGCAAGCGCCGTCGAACTCGTCGCCAGTATCGGGTCCTGACCGGTCAGGATTCCGAGTGATTCCAGCAGATAGGTGAGCACGCCGAACTCGGGATCTTCCATGAGAAGAAACATCATGCCCGTGATCGCCGGCGGAATGACCAGCGTGAGGGTGAGAAGGCCGCGCAGCAGCCCGAAACCCGGTTCGTCGGAATCGAGCAACAGCGCGATGATCATCCCCAACACGACCTGGATCGCCAGCAGCACGAAGAAATAGGTGAAAGTCACCGACAGCGCTTCCCAGAAACGCGGATCGTTGACCAGGGTGCTCCAGTTCTCCGTGCCGACGTAGACGAGTTGCCGCTTGAACGGCGCATATTCGTGGAACGAAAGCCAGATGTTGTAGAACAGCGGATAGATCGTGAAGACCACGAGCATGGCGACCAACGGCGCAAGCCACGGCACCGGGCTGTCGCCGGTTATATAGCCTTGCAATCCTCTGGTTCTTACGAACGCCATGCAGATCCTCCCATCAATTTGGCGCTGTTACTTCTTCCTGGCCGACGGCTTCCGGGTGGCCGCTGCTTTTGCCGCAGGCTTTCTGGCAGCCGCCGCTTTTGCCGCGGGCTTCCTGGCCGCCGCTGTCTTTGCAGCCGGTTTCGCCGCCGCCGCGGCTTTTGCCGCAGGTTTCTTTGCCGCCGCTGTTTTCGCTGCCGGTTTTTTGGCGGCGCGGCGTTTGGGTTTCGGCGTCACTTTTCCGGCATCGTCCTGCAGGCCGTAACCGGCGAAACCGCGATGCGTGTCATCGATGGCCGCATCGCTCAACAGCACCGGACCGCCGATCGCGAGACTGAGGTAATACTGCTTTGCGATGGTCTCCAGCTCGATCGCCCGCCACATCGCCTTGGCGAGGGTCTCGCCGATCGCGATCATGCCGTGGTTGGCAAGCAGGCAGGCCGTCCTGTCGGTCATGGCGTCGATTGCGAGTTCGGAAAGGTCTTCAGAACCGAACGTTGCGTAACCCGCGCACCGGACGTTGTTTCCACCGAA
This region of uncultured Roseibium sp. genomic DNA includes:
- a CDS encoding bifunctional rhamnulose-1-phosphate aldolase/short-chain dehydrogenase; this translates as MLNSAAGSRLQNLWDDETAQSMTEAELLLYRSNLLGSDKRITNYGGGNTSVKAMEKDPLTGEQAEVLWVKGSGGDVGTIKMDGFATLYMDKLRALKGLYRGLEFEDEMVGYLPHCTFNLNPRAASIDTPLHAYVPARHVDHMHPDAIIAIAAAADSKAITANVFGDDIGWLPWKRPGYELGLWLEKFCLENPDAKGVVLESHGLFTWADDARTCYEITIDTINKAIDWFEQKTLGHSAFGGAKCTALPPSERRRTAAALMPVIRGMISGDQHMVGHFDDSDTVLEFVCSNDMEALAQLGTSCPDHFLRTKIRPLVVGFDPQAPDTGKTIAGLGDAVAQYREDYAAYYERCRRPDSPALRNPNAVVYLVPGVGMITFAKDKATARISAEFYTNAINVMRGASSVSTYRGLEEQEAFDIEYWLLEEAKLQRMPKPKSLAGKIALVTGGAGGIGSATAERFLREGACVVLADIDEKALSETADVLSGRHSKDLVRSVVMDVTSEDTVADSFAQASLEYGGIDILVSNAGIASSAPIEETSLDLWNRNMSILSTGYFLVSRAAFQLMKTQGTGGAIVFIGSKNGLAASPGASAYCTAKASELHLARCLALEGAPDGIRVNTVNPDAVLRGSKIWSGDWLKERAEAYGKDTADLEEHYRQRSLLKRSVLPEDIAEAAYFLASEFSSKSTGNILNVDAGNVQAFTR
- the rhaI gene encoding L-rhamnose catabolism isomerase; this translates as MIDSALVAQENEKLITNLRRDYDALGEQLDRRGVAIDEIKQKVSAYGVAIPSWGVGTGGTRFARFPGPGEPRNIFDKLEDCSVIHELTGATPSVSLHIPWDRADPALLRNRADELGLAFDAMNSNTFQDQEDQRQSYKFGSLSHTDPSVRQQAIEHNLECIEIGAALGSKALTVWVGDGSNFPGQTHFTRQLERYLESAKTIYAQLPGDWRLFTEHKIFEPAFYSTVVQDWGTNYLIATELGERAFCLVDLGHHAPNVNIEMIVARLIQFGKLGGFHFNDSKYGDDDLDTGSIDPYRLFLVFNELVDAEARKAPGFDPAHMLDQSHNVTDPIESLMVSAMEVQRAYAQALIVDRQGLEAAQENNDALMASSALKQAFRTDVEPILAMARAEKRAAVNPVSAYRMSRYRETVAKTRPAVSGAGGGIV
- the ugpC gene encoding sn-glycerol-3-phosphate ABC transporter ATP-binding protein UgpC codes for the protein MAEVAYHNICKSYGSFEVMRDLSLSIHDGEFAVLLGASGCGKTTLLRMTAGLENITGGDLTIDGKVMNEVHPRDRDIAMVFQNYALYPTMKVFDNIAFSLEVKRLGKDEIKRKVNEAAAVLNLTEYLDRYPRELSGGQRQRVAMGRAMVRDAKVFLFDEPLSNLDAKLRAHMRVEIRQLHERLKATTIYVTHDQIEAMTMADKIVLMKGGKIEQVGTPDDLYDRPATRFTADFIGSPSMNFIEGEITAQNGSPHFVGPHINLPLDTGLKAEQGQKVICGLRPSDLLTARNGEITGTVKLVEKTGADVNIHVDLSETASLVATMARDNGAAAGDPIELTIPPRAVHLFDAKTENRIETEMVEQDRLPKVESL
- a CDS encoding SDR family oxidoreductase codes for the protein MVTKPLVAITGASSGIGEATARAFSAAGHPVLLMARRMDRMEALGLPNAVLRQVDVRDRAAIAAAVGDAEDRFGPVDMMFANAGIARLADIGRQPPEEWDEMIDINTKGVMNTVHAVMNGMMDRKRGTLVMMSSIAGRKVYPDHTVYCGTKYFVHAISESLREYLSAYDVRVIVLSPGVIETEVLSGVLDEETLANYKSNKVKMGGGIGADIVGDLILNAYQLPQKALVQEICLTPTRQTY
- a CDS encoding extracellular solute-binding protein; the protein is MRDTDRKQYRANLVDAFVHRRMGRRDFMRNAGLLGLSAAAFGAGMRRPFGLGSMPLANAADDLRPSDEVLKWVKDVSGPFKGTTLKLATESTPPSNAINSQLKKYFEEASGMTVEIEVLPLEQVLQKMTLDIASQLGTYDLYYIDQSWAASVSQDVFDPREQIENKPDLAMPNYNIDDFLPALVDGIAKYEDRWVGVPYDIPIFIMMYRKDIWDEMGFEAPSSLEEYYQQAKAITDAKGPDLYGSTGQMKSGHYSLECDWTAWLWGHGGSIFNADGKFAGNDEHGLEAMDYWTKLWKTMPPGVTGWTWDGQGQSVAQGVAASMMSWGEFFPYFDDPSATKVSGLMEAVRCPPPMRALRTVDQTGFGEIPGVGHQGGSSLAVSKNSKNPDAAWIFMQWATSYDTQVLITALGGGTGPTRESVYDDPRIIANNRVGPGTTRHLNVVRDTIAMDMGSEPDLPQWAELSNDTIPVRLGKYFAGDYGSPKEAMDDIAVSVDKIVSG
- a CDS encoding carbohydrate ABC transporter permease: MAAAWFITALFVFPLYYWGTTAFKQAKEIFSVPPTVWSFTPTLRNFEEVFGISFGFLRQQEVLPGGGNFYMAPRLWDSIVVAVFSTALAIAISTFAAYALSRMDFRGRHHFVAWVLSTRMMPPVAVAIPMFFIYKDIGLMDSYTGIILIHALMNLPLAVLLLKSFFDDIPREIDESAIVDGASRWKIFRRIILPMAKGGIAATAVLCFIFSWTEFIFVLTLTQTGLKTVPVVSSSFVTSTGTAWGNMAALGVAAMAPAFLFILLVQKQLVRGLTLGSLKQ
- a CDS encoding sugar ABC transporter permease, whose protein sequence is MAFVRTRGLQGYITGDSPVPWLAPLVAMLVVFTIYPLFYNIWLSFHEYAPFKRQLVYVGTENWSTLVNDPRFWEALSVTFTYFFVLLAIQVVLGMIIALLLDSDEPGFGLLRGLLTLTLVIPPAITGMMFLLMEDPEFGVLTYLLESLGILTGQDPILATSSTALAGVMLADIWQWTPFMVLIFLAGLRSLPQEPYEAAMLDGASAFQTFRRITLPMMSKVIAVAVLIRGIDLFRAFDYMFVMTSGGPGTSTYTLSLYAWQQTFSFIKWGYGATLSLVSLVLILVIANLFIWIAKVRW
- a CDS encoding class II aldolase/adducin family protein, translating into MKKAELALREDIIARCREMNSSGINQGTSGNISVRYEDRMLISPSATPYDQMTPDMIASVGLEDTSGRYEGPLKPSTEWRFHQKLLRGRPDAGAVVHAHPTYCTTLAIARKEIPSCHYMIAAFGGNNVRCAGYATFGSEDLSELAIDAMTDRTACLLANHGMIAIGETLAKAMWRAIELETIAKQYYLSLAIGGPVLLSDAAIDDTHRGFAGYGLQDDAGKVTPKPKRRAAKKPAAKTAAAKKPAAKAAAAAKPAAKTAAARKPAAKAAAARKPAAKAAATRKPSARKK